Genomic segment of Patescibacteria group bacterium:
TTATGAGAATCTATAGTACAACAGGTACCTACATTTGCGCCCATCTCACGGAGCATTGTTATAGAACTCATCACAGAGTCGTAAGTCCCCTGCCCTTGATGATCTACCCGCATTTGGTCATGCATACAAGCGGGACCGTCAAGAGATATGGCAATACTAACACCATGCTTAATAAGAATCCTTGCAATTTCCAAAGTCATGAGAATTCCATTCGTGTTAAGTGTTATCTGCGTATTTCTAGGCAAGTCGCCCGAAATTCGCAATTCACGAATGTATTGCAAGGTTTGTTCAACAACAGACCAGTTCATAAGAGGTTCCCCTCCATACAGGATGATATGGGGACCCTCTTTGGCTTTGCTCAAATGCTTCCTAGAATAGAACCGTGCGAGCAAGTCCACTCCTTTTCTTGCTGTCTCCGCGGACATTAGCGAAAATTTGTAGCCGTCTGGTATTCCCCCTTCGAAAAAGCAGTATCTGCAAGCGATGTTGCAGGCGTCCGTTAGAAGAAGATACAAAATTGCTATCGCGGGTTCCTCCAAAAACCCCCTTAATTTTTCCACATCTATCGTCTCATCTTCGTCTGGCTCCAAAAGCATTTTCTTATTCCAGAGCTGGCGCAGAAAAGCTAGCAGAGGTTTACGATCACCCATATCCAGTGAGGTCGCAAGAAATCTGGGTGTAAATGGTTGTTCCACAGATCTGATGGCGGTTACAACACTTCCTGAAGTATACACAACCGCTTGGCTTAATGCGTTGTAAAGTGCAGCGACGCCGTCATCCAGCTCTACAAAGTGAAGGAACCTTGAAAATCTAACAGGCGTATCCAGTTTAAGCCTACTCATCTAACTATCTCCTTTCCTTATTCAGGTTTGTTATGTTAAGGGTATCTGTTTCCTTAGAACGGATCAGAAGCCAGATACCCTTAGATTACTGCTACACACGCCTCCGAAGTGAGGTGCGAGTAACAGACGAACGGTGGCAGGGTGTACATCGACAAGAATCGCACGCTGTGCAATCACAGCGGCTATCGCACTTCATCTTCACACCACTGCCAATCTTGCCTCGGACGCGGTTGAAGTCTGCCCGCTTAGGAACCCAGTAATTGAACATGGGAACATCCCTCCTTACTATTTAAGATGTTCTGAAACACATCTCGTAGCTATCACCGTTCATGATAAGCTAAGATGATTGGATTTTAGCGTAACTTTGCAATAAACGCAAACCCATATAGAATATACGATATTTTTGGTAATATAAACACAATGAATTCAAAACCAAAACTTAAATTTAAATGGGATATGGAATACGATCAATGGACAGGTAAAGAATTCCTAACATTTAAGGACAAAGACATTTTTTCTAACTCTATATTAAAAGACCACCCAACACTAATATCCTGCGAAAAAATGGAATCCGGGACTAGAAAAGAATTTATTGATGAGTTTGTTGAAAAATATTATGAGGAACATAAATGGAAAAGGTTAGGTTTTTTAAAGCGAGCTAAAGAAGATTGGGCAAAAATAGAAACCGCTTTTTTTGAAACAACTGACAAACTATTTTCAAGAAATCCAAAAGGCGGGTACAATTGGCCGAAAGGCAATTACATTTGTTATCTATCTATTTTCAACTGCAACCCTCGGTTTATTAAAGAAAAAGAGTTTCAGGCGTACTATAAACATCCTTTGGGAATAAATTTTGTTTGTATTCACGAGATGTTGCATTTTATATTTTACGACTATCTTGAGAAAAACTTTTCAAAACAATACAAAGAATACGATGAGAGGGTAATTTGGAAATTATCCGAGGTGTTCAATGATGTTATACTAAGGACAGATGAGTTTATATCCTTAACAAAGCAAAAGGAACCTTCTATTTATGCCGAGAGTAGAGAGGAACTTGTTAAATATCGAAAGATGTGGGGAAAAGCGAAGGGAAGCACAGAGATTTTTATAAAAAACTACTTTTCCTCTTTGAAAATGTGAAAAGCTCCTACTTGTTGTATAATCCTAATAAAATCAACTAAAGGAGAGAGTGACATGTGGACAATAGCGGATCAATACACACACGCCGAGGATTACGACCTGGAGAACAGCAGATACATTGAAGACATTCCATTTTGGGTAGACATCTGCAGGCGTACTGTCAGAAAAGGTGGGGCTGTTTTGGATATGTGTTGTGGGACTTTTAGAGAAGGGTTAGCAATTGCCGAATCGGCTTCTAGAAACGGTTTTACGCTAATTGGAGTAGATATATCTATTCCTATGTTGAAACAGGCAAAAGCGAAGCTTTCTACACTTTCCTTACAAGCTCAAGATTGTGTGCAGTTAGTCAATGGGGATATGGAAAATGTTAGGGTTGGAGTTGGTATGTATGACCTAGTGTTGGTCCCATTCAACAGTTTTGTGCATACCATTGGTATCAAAAGAAAAAGAAGCACTCTATCCAATATCTACGCACATCTAAAAGATACTGGTCTTTTTCTTGCGGATATATTTATCCCTGATATAAATCACTTGTTTGGTATGCATTCCTACCCCAAAACTGTTTACGAGGAATTCAGTATAACAACCGGAGGTGTAATGCTCGTTAGACAAGTTACTGGTCATTACGATCAAGTAACACAAGTTCTGGAATGTATGTATTACTACCAGATATACGATACTTTAGGCAAAGGAAACCTGATAAGATCGTATTGCTTGCCGTTTATTACCCAATTGATATTCCCCAACGAATGGGAGCTTTTACTGGAACTGGCGGGGTTTAAAGTAATAGAGTGGTGGGGAAGTTATAACATGAAACCGTTCAGACAAGAATCTCAAAATATGCTTTTTCTTTGCGAGAAAGGATAAATGAGATATTTCCAAAGGGCTTTGCCACCTCAACGAGGTAAAGCCCTATTTTTACCTCAAATATAATTAATTTTCTCCCACTTTTGTTATAATACTGGGGATTGCGAAGGATAATTAGTTAGCGCAATTGGGCAAAGCTGTTATGAAAGGGTGTTCCAACTAATAATTTCAATAGGGTGCGGACCCTAAAGGGTTCGACCCTTAAAAACTTAACAATTTCTAAGTTTTAGTTATAATGTATTTATGAAGATAGAAAAAAAGGTTTGGACGAAATATTTTCAGGCAATTATAGTATGACTGGAACAAAAATTTCCATTTTCAAAGGAAATAAAATTAGAAGGGTTACCCACAAAAACGAATGGTGGTTTTCTATTTCAGATATTGTTGCCGTACTTACAGACAGTCCTCAACCAAAAACTTATTGGGCGAAAATGAAGGATAGGGACAAGGAAATGTCGCAACCGTTCCCATTTTGGGAACAGTTGAAATTACTAGCCGAAGATGGAAAAATGCGTAAAACCGATTGCGCGGACATAGAGGGCATTTTCCGTATAGTGCAATCAATTCCCTCCCCTAAAGCCGAACCATTTAAACGCTGGCTTGCAAAAGTTGGTTATGAACGGGTGCAAGAAATAGAAAACCCAGAGTTGGCCACTAAACGCACTCGCTTACTCTACAAACTAAAGGGTTACAGTGAAAACTGGATAGAAAAGCGAATGCGTGGAATAGCTATTCGCGAAGAGCTAACAGACGAATGGCAAAAAAGAGGTGTAAAACGACAAAAAGAATATGAGATTTTGACGGCAGAAATTTCCAAAGCGTCTTTTGGCATAACTCCAAGCGAATATAAGAAATTAAAGGGTTTGAAGAGAGAAAATCTGCGTGACCATATGAATGACTTTGAGCTAATTTTCACAATGTTAGGGGAGAGAGTTACAACTGAAATTTCTCAGCAGGAAAAACCAAATTCCTTTCCTAAAAATAAAACAGTGGCCAAAAGAGGTGGGAGAGTTGCAGGCAAGGCTAGAACAGAAACGGAAAAAGAAATTGGTAGGAGCGTAGTTTCCAAAAATAATTATCTTAAAAAGCCAGAAAGTCAAAAACAGTTAAAAGCTGAAAATGGTAAGAAAAATACGGTCTTCAAATAATTTCACTGGGGTGATTTTTTGCCATTTCGTAATTTTTTATCAACTCTAAATCCCTTTTATCCTTTTCCCTTCCGCTAACCTTTTTAAATCTTTTAGCAAGTTCTAAATTTACAAATCTATAACCCTTTATCGTATCCGCTGTGTTAATCTGCTCCATTACTGTCGCAATTGAAGATTGCTCATCAAAGGACCCTTCCCAGAATATATGAAGATTTCCAATCTTTATATCTTTTGATTCACTGTTTCTTTCTAGATACTTTTGTGATAGTTCTTTCCATAATTTTGGCGTAACTAGAATATCCAAATCATTAGCTTCTCTTATGCCTCTAATAGCTAATACTCCAGAAGAAGTTATTGCGTACTGGTCTTTAGGGAAATTTAATTTATCTAGCTCCGCAAGCAAAATATCAATTTTCATATACCCACTATAACATTTGATATTTGTTTTATGAATCCTTTTCATACCTTCTCATTCATCTCATTTACATCCCAGAGAATAAAACGGCTCTCAGCCAGAATGGGCAAAAATAATTAGGGTTTTAATCATATTAAAATACTATTTCAGGACATTAACAATAGTATTGCAAATATACTCTATCTTTTCAGCATCCAAATTCGGTCCCGAGGGCAAACTCACACCGTTCTTGGACAAATACTCGGCTACTGGCATTTTCTCATCTACCTCAAATCTTTTGTATTTGTGAATCGGGAAAAAGAACGGCCGGCTATCTATTCCTGCCTCTTTTAAACGAGCTATCAAAAAATCTCGAGTAACTTTTCCTTTTGATGGCACTAATATAGAGTACATCCAAAAAACACTTTTTGCCCATTCAGCATCAGGAGAAAGTATAATTCGTGGTACTAAAACTTTTAAATGTTTTTCATAAAGAGTTGCGATTTCTCTTTTCTTTCTTATAATCAGCTCTATTCTGTTAAGCTGTGCAAGGCCTATAGCTGCCTGAACATTCGTCATTCGATAATTAAAGCCAAGCGAGGGGTAGTAATACTTCCTTCTTGCCGAAACACCATGGTCTCTAAGAGTTCTCATTTTATCGGCTAATTTTTTACTATTAGTAACAACCATTCCTCCTTCTCCAGTCGTTACTATCTTATTTCCGTAAAAAGAGAAACAGCCTGCGTTGCTCAAGGACCCTACTTTTCTCCCCCGATATTCTGCTCCATGAGCTTCAGCAGCATCTTCATAGACAGATAAATTATACCTGTAAGCAAGCGAAAAGATTGGAAGCATATTAGCAGGATGGCCATAAAGGTGTACCGGAATTATAGCTTTGGTTTTTTCGTTAATCTTTAACTCTATTTTTGTAGGATCTATGTTCCAAGTTTCAAGTTCTGAGTCAACAAAAACAGGTTTTGCTCCTGTATAAACAACTGCATTAGCAGTTGCTACAAAAGTCATTGATGGAATAATTACCTCATCTCCAAGACCAACTCCACCCGCTCTTAAACACAAGTGGAGGGCAGCAGTGCCACTCGATGTTGCTATTCCATATCTTGAGCCACAATACCCAGCGAATTTGTGTTCAAACTCAGGAATATTCTTGCCAATCGAGGATATCCAACCGGATTTTAATGTTTTTACTACTAAATTTAATTCTTCTTCGCCAATAATAGGTTCTGCAATGGGTATAAACATAGTGTCAATAAACCCCCAAAAGCTTGCTCTCCAATTGAAAGTTATCCTATAAGGCCAGGTAGAAGTTCGTCTATTGCTTTTTTGTGATTTTGATATTGATTGGGAAATACTAAATACTTTACTAAGGTATTTGCTTTAACCCACTTATGTCCTCTGAATTCCTGAGTAGAAAAAATCAGCCCATTTTTATTCCCAGCAAATCTTAAGATAACCTGATCATAAGATTGACCTCTATATTTCCCCCCATGGATTTTCATAACTGTATCTGGGGGGTAATCATATTCTATTTTATGAGTACTAATGCCAATTACTTCGAACTCCGCCTTTTTAGAACCAATTTCTTCTTCTAGTTCTCTAAATAAATTTTGTTCCAATGTTTCATTACCCTCACGGCCACCACCCAAAAAATTCCATTCGTTATCTTTATATCCATTTTTCTGAATCAGAAGAAAACTATCGTTTTTGTCTATAACAATAGCAATTACTCCTTTACGGTATGGTCTGTTTGTTTGATTATTATTATCCATAATTAAATATATATTTCAGGAAGCCCAGACTCTTCCTTAAGGAATCTTACCATATCTGAATATTTTTTTCCTGTTGGATCTATATTTTTCATTTTATTTTCAGCTCTATCAAATATAGTATCCTGAAATTTATGGTCACCTCCATGACAAACGGCCCCATAGCTCCAATGTCTGGCTGATATTTTCATTCTCTCAGAATGGAAAGTTTTATAGTCGGGATATTTCTCGTTAAATACATATTTTCCCCCGAGCATAGTAATTATTCCTGAAGTTTTAAGCATATGAACAGTTGATTTACATAGAGCAATCCAGATATCATTGAAGTTCGGCGATACAAAGTAATTGAGAAAGTACGAGTCAAAACTAGGGTCTGTACTTAAATATGCAATAAAAACCAATGAGGTAATGTTAGAGGGGGTAAAAAATTTTAATCGGGTCAACCCACTCAAATAGCCAGCTAAAGAGCCGATAAATTTACCAGCATGATAAAGAGCTTCGTTTTTAAAATCATCATTACTGTATAAGAAAATGTGCGGATTAATTGTTTTACCACTAAAGTAGCCTCCGTATAACTTATCTTCTCCATCATCAACTATCGCTTTCATACTTATGCCAGTAAAATGTATTGGAACTCCCTTAAAGTTGTAGATAAGCCTCTTGTTTTCTTTAAAAGAATTGTCGATGGAAATTATATCCAAATCACTTTCAGCCATATTCCTATTTATGACATAACTTCCAAATATTAACCACAATGCCTGTTTGTAGTCAGTGAAATTAACATCATCCTTTATGTATGCAATAGCTTCTTTTACAAATGAGAGATTGGTAGGAGAGATTATGTCCTCCATACAGGTATTAAGAACGGGATGAGCTTTCTTTTGATTATATTTCATCATAATCATTAATTGTGTTCAGCAAATATATTCCATGACAAAAAGTACAATATTGTTGATTGAGGTTATTAGCAACATGGGGGATCAGACTAAGCCATATAGTCGCATGTATATATTTGATAACATCGTGTTGTTCTCCAAACTTTTCAATAATGCTCTTACTATAGCCACTAAGCCCATTATCGGTAATCGAATAGCTGTGACTGCTGGTGGTACCCGCCTCTTTTTTATAGGTGAATTTACCATTATTCAGAGAGTCAAAATTACCAACGATACTGTAATAAATTTTAGCAATATCATAACGTACATCTCCATAAAAATCGGTATTTCCAAAACAACCTCTGGGATCTATTAAATATAACTTCTTGTCACTGGACACAACAACATTACTCATAGTCATATCCCCATGGATAAATGCAAATCTAGTGTTTAAGAGTCGTTTCTCAAGGTACTTGTAGATGTTCTCTAGTTGCTTGATAGGATTGGAAAACTTACAACCATTTATAAAGATAGTAGCGGTATTCATATTTGATTTATCAAAAAATTCTATTAGCGCACGCTTTGGTTTTAAATAATACATACTGAAAATATCATCCTTATTTGGATTACTTGTTTTATGATGTAACTTTTTAGCTAGCTCAATAAGTTTGTCAAACATCTCAGTAGAATGTTCTTTGTTCATAATTACCCATTGATATAAGTTGTCTCCATCAATGGCTTGCATTTCATAATAACTCAAGTTACTTTTATCTGGTCTATTTACCTTTCCATTGCAGCTATAAATACGAGGTATGTTGTCAGGTATTATTTTTTGAGCCTCTTTAAACCACCGTGTTTCCTTTTCAAACCTATCTTTTGGTACACCTTTTATCACTTTGTTACCACTAAAAGATATTTGATTATAAAACCTGGAAACAACTTGTTTTTTGTTCATAATGTGGTCTTTCATTTATAAGTTTCCTTGTTTAACGAGACGGTCGTTTCTGAGATTAAACTCGAGTTGTTGAAGTATATTTTTATCATTCTTACTGGCAACTAGGCGGGTCGTTTTTCTTAAATCTAACCACATTCCAGAATTCCCCTCATCGGCATCTGAATCTATGTGGGGAGTATCTGTAGTTATTTTAAACGAATACGAAAAGTTCTTCTTATCAGTTTTATCAAGTATCAAGTGGCTTGGTATAGTGACTTTGTACCCAGTATTTTTCCAGACCGTCTTAATTGTAGCTTGGAGCCATGATTCATTTGTTTTTTTAGGTATTTTTGGTAAGCTATAGACCGATTTTTCTTGCTTAAGTAAATACACTTCTTCATGATTGTTGACAGATCTGTATAATGCGAAAGTTGACTGCTGATTGTGATTGCAAACGGCTTTATATAATTTTAGATGACTCTTTGCCTGTTTTCTTAAATTGCGTTTAGTTTTAAAAAACGACAATGCGTTTCTTGTATATCTCTTTCTTGTTTTCTCATCGGTCAATATTTTTAAAATCGCATTGTTGAGAGAGTTGTGATCGCCGTACTTACAAAGAATTCCATTATAGCCATTCTTTATCGATTCGTTAATCCCTATGACATCGGATCCAATTACCGGACATTCACAGGCCATTGCTTCTAGAAAGACTGTTCCATAACCTTCGGCTTCCGAACATAAGACAGTTATATCAGCGATGTTATAGAGAATGGGCATATCCTCATCAGAAAATTTGGTATGCTCAACCACTTTAATGTTTCCTATTCTATTTTTGAAGTCCTGATAAATTAAGTGCTCTTCTTGGTCTTCTGGTATTCCAGTAATAATCACTTTAATATTATGATTAGGAACGGATAATTTTGACAGTGCTTCAGAGACAAAATTAAGACCTTTTCTTTTTCGGAGTCTGCAAGGAATCAATAATACCGAATCATGAAATTCTATATTTAAACGCTTACGCATTTGACAAAGTGGTCTAGAGTCCCGTATTTTTTTAAATTTATTTTGATCAATCCCTGGATATATTAAATGGATGGAGTCGTTTTCAACTCCAGACCCTAAAAGACTATCTCTGTAGGCAATGCCCGGTGCGATATATGTAACTGAAATATTCCTATTTACATAATCGAATAAAGACCACGTGCTATTTTTCTTAATACTTTCTTCTCGATACATTGGAGTTTTAGTGTGCGTTACGATATGAGGGATACCATAGTTTAAGTTTGCGATTTGGCCAATCAAAGTTTCTTCGATATAGACAGTGTGAAGTATGTCTGGTGACTCTTCTCTGATCTGTTGCAATAAAATATCAACTCCTTGTAACAAGCTTCCTTTACCGTAATACATATCATAAAACACCTTATACCTCTTAATAGTTAAGTATGTATTTACTTTTTCTAATGAGTCACTTAATCCATTAGTAACGAGTATAATTTGAGCTTGTAGTTTATTAAGTTCAGAAATTAAATTTTTTGTATAGCTTGCGCCTCCTCCTAAGATGGGGGGATATTCCATATGAAAATATAATATTTTTGGATTATGAATAGTCACTTTGCATGCAAATTATATAAACACAATTAATATCCACTCTAGTAAAACTCGAATATACGTTGATTTTCTAAATATCTCTAAACATATCAACGTGCACGTGACCATACATATCGGTAAATCTGCCGGCTATTCTGAAACCATGTTTTTGACACATATGAATAGCTCTTTGATTGTTTGCATATATCCCGCCTGATAATATAATCATTCTTTGACCTAAATAACGAGAAGCATCAATTATTTGCTGTAGTGTGATGCCACCCAAACCAAGATTCTGATACTTGTCTGTAATACAAGTACCACAGCGAGTAACAGAACCCGGATCAAAACTTACCCCATATTTTAGATATCGTGATTTATCTACATCCGGCAAGTCCAAACTAAATTTCACTAAAGCGATTATTTCAGATGAGTTGTTCACTACGACAAAATGCATTTTTCCAGCTTTTCCTACAGATTTGCAAAGACTGTCGGCAGTTTTTTCACCATAATCATCCAATACATAAAAATGACGCGTTTCCTCAGATAGACTAGAAAGAAAATCTATGATGCCAGCCTTGTCGTTAGATGATAATGGTCTGATTAATACAGTTTCACCATTGTTTAACCAAACCTCGTGCTCTGTTATTTCGAAATTTCCTTTCCTCGAGATTTCTTTAATCATAAAAGCTTTTATAAAAAAACTAAATACTATCAGTTCTAACTTTTTGGGTAGGTCAGCATACATGGATACGATAAGACGCAGGTGTTATCTTCAAACAACCTGCGTCTCAAGTAACTTGTACTCTTTCTGAAAATCTTCAGGTTCAGACACATGCATCACATTTTTCAGTAAAATAAGGCGACCATCGGAACTAGGTACAGGATATGAGGAATATCTCCCCCGTAATCCATTACCATCGTAGCTGTTTCCCCGAATATTCCTAACCTTCGCGTTCGCATCAACACCCTCGCAGATAAAAAGTTGCGAACTCCCAGAAGTCAGATAATCGACTAACTGATCAAAAAACCAGGCATCCTGATAGGGAGCGTACAGAATTCCTACGGTGTTTTCATCGAGCTGAAACACATGCTCCTCAAGTATCGAAAGATCTTCTTGAAGCAAAAGATCAACCAGTGCCGTTCTCAGGGCAAGCTCCACTCCATCGGGTTTCAGAAAGATAAGAACCTTCTCTTTTCTCATGCCACTCCCTCCCACTCTAGTTGTTATCGGTACCAGTAGAATATTACAATAACTATAGGAAGTCAATGGTCAGCAACTCTTTAAATACGCTTAAACTATTTGAGCAATTTAGTTGACAGGAAATGAAACACACTTTTTATACTGTCTCATTTGTCTCATTCTAATTTATGTTAAAATTTAGTGAGTTATAGGGATATAAAGGTTCTAGACCGGTATGCTCAGCCATTAGAAGTTCTTTCCCGATTAAATCGGGATTAGAACTTCTTATATCCTGAGCGAGGAGCGTAAGCGACGAGTCGAAGGGTGGCTTAGAGAATTTATATCCAAAAAGGGACTACCCCGATTCGGCAATATGTATCTGGATTATGCAGAATTGCAAGCGGCGCGCGGAAAAGCAATGACGATGAAAGATTGGGCGGAAAAACTAATTAATCTTACACAAGGGATTGAGGTGTATCTCCGATTTTTGTCACAATAGTAGAAAGAGGGGGTCTTGCCACATAGTTGTCAACAATCTTTTCTCTTTGAGTATAATTTAATTCTGTTTTATAAGTTGCCAAGTGTAGAAGTTCGTGAATTACGGAACCTGCAAACTCTCCCAAATTTTTACACTTAGTAATTCTGGCATGGACACAATTTTTGGTAGGGTTATACCAACCTTCACAACTTATACTATGAACATAGCAAATTAAATTATCCTTAGGAAGTTTGAGTTTCAATACCTTAAAAGCACTCTCCACATCAGATTCAATTGGTTTCCATGCACTTTCCGCTCTAGACAAATATGATTTTCTAAATAATGAAAGTAGTAAAATATACAGGGGATTCCAAACCACCGATCTAAGCTGTTTGTATTCTTGAGGGTGAGTTATCAAATATTTATATTCTGTTACTTCATTAACAAAACTGTATTTAAAACTGATATTCATGTATAAAAGTTTATCAGATAAGGTATTTAGAGGCGAGTGGTTGTTCCTATGCATTTTTTTCAACTTTATCCCACTTTTGCTATAATACTTGGGATTGCAAAAGTTTCTTGGTTTTTAATATAATAGGTTCTGATTTCGTAGTTCGGCTTTGCTCACTATTTAAATCCACAGTGTGTAGCAGATTGGAATTCACTGCTTAATTAACCTATTTTTTGATAGGAAAGTGTGGCCTGTCCCAAAAATTTTGCTAGTTATAAAAAATTCGCAGAGGGTATAATAATCTATGTTTTTTCAGCCTGTCAACAAATAACTCAATCCATTGAGTTATTTGTTGACACACAAATAATCGTGGTTTAGTATTGGGTTATGAAGGAATTTATTCGTCAGGATTTATACGATAACCTCTTAAAATCTTTGACAGGTAACGCTAATTTTATTCAGGTGGTTGTTGGGCCAAGGCAGGTGGGCAAAACAACATTAGTTTTGCAAATCTTAAAAAGATGGGAAGGCCCTAAACTGTATGAGACTGCAGATATTCCTGGCACACCACCTCTTTTGTGGCTAGAAAAAATATGGAATCAGGCTCGAGATATACCTCAAACAAAAGAGGATACATTGCTTGTTGTTGATGAAGTACAGAAAATCCCCCATTGGAGCGAGATGGTCAAAAAGCTTGTTGATGAAGATAAAAGAACAAAAAGGAAAATTAGAGTAGTTTTGCTGGGATCGTCTTCACTTTTGGTGCAGAAAGGTTTACAAGAAAGTTTGGCGGGTCGTTTTGAGCTCCATAGGCATTACCAATGGTCGTATCCAGAGTGCCAAAAAGCTTTTGGTCTAACTCTTCCAGAATACTTCTTTTTTGGTGGATATCCCGGAGGATTGATAATAAGAAACGATTTTGCGAGGTGGTCGGGATATATTAGGGATTCCTTAATAGAATCTGTTTTGGCAAAGGATATTCTTCTTACATCTCCCGTATCAAAACCAGCGCTTTTAAGACAAACATTCTCATTAGCTGTAGGACACCCCGCTCAAATAATTTCTTATCAAAAGATGCTTGGGTCTTTAATTGATGCTGGAAATGTTACCACAATAGCGTCTTACCTTAGATTGTTGGCATCCTCTTTTTTGATTATTCCTCTTGAACGATATAGTGGTTCTGTAATGAGACAAAGAGGTTCTCAACCTAAAATAGTTGTTCTTGACAATTCTTTAATATCATCAACAAACAATATGTCAAAAGAGGAATTTTTATTGGATTCCTCTTGGCGTGGGAGAGTAACAGAAAATGCTGTCGGGGCAAAGTTGTGGGTTGAGACAGAAAAAATTGGGGGAAAACTTTTTTATTGGAGAGAACGAGATAAAGAGGTTGATTATGTTGTTAAAATCGGAAAAGACATTTTTGCTGTAGAAGTTAAATCTGGAGTTGTAAAGGAGAAACCCACTAGTGGTTTGGAGTTTTTCCTTAAAAAATATCCCAGAGCTAATGGTATAGTAATAGGAAAGCAAATTTCGCTTTTAGATTTTTTTAATACACCCTTAACTAATATTATAAAAACCAAGTAACCGTTTTTGGAGTCATATAATAGGTTCTGATTTTGTAGTTCGGTTTTACTCAC
This window contains:
- a CDS encoding glycosyltransferase family 4 protein, with product MTIHNPKILYFHMEYPPILGGGASYTKNLISELNKLQAQIILVTNGLSDSLEKVNTYLTIKRYKVFYDMYYGKGSLLQGVDILLQQIREESPDILHTVYIEETLIGQIANLNYGIPHIVTHTKTPMYREESIKKNSTWSLFDYVNRNISVTYIAPGIAYRDSLLGSGVENDSIHLIYPGIDQNKFKKIRDSRPLCQMRKRLNIEFHDSVLLIPCRLRKRKGLNFVSEALSKLSVPNHNIKVIITGIPEDQEEHLIYQDFKNRIGNIKVVEHTKFSDEDMPILYNIADITVLCSEAEGYGTVFLEAMACECPVIGSDVIGINESIKNGYNGILCKYGDHNSLNNAILKILTDEKTRKRYTRNALSFFKTKRNLRKQAKSHLKLYKAVCNHNQQSTFALYRSVNNHEEVYLLKQEKSVYSLPKIPKKTNESWLQATIKTVWKNTGYKVTIPSHLILDKTDKKNFSYSFKITTDTPHIDSDADEGNSGMWLDLRKTTRLVASKNDKNILQQLEFNLRNDRLVKQGNL
- a CDS encoding GNAT family N-acetyltransferase, which translates into the protein MIKEISRKGNFEITEHEVWLNNGETVLIRPLSSNDKAGIIDFLSSLSEETRHFYVLDDYGEKTADSLCKSVGKAGKMHFVVVNNSSEIIALVKFSLDLPDVDKSRYLKYGVSFDPGSVTRCGTCITDKYQNLGLGGITLQQIIDASRYLGQRMIILSGGIYANNQRAIHMCQKHGFRIAGRFTDMYGHVHVDMFRDI
- a CDS encoding virulence RhuM family protein; this translates as MYLDYAELQAARGKAMTMKDWAEKLINLTQGIEVYLRFLSQ
- a CDS encoding ATP-binding protein, whose product is MKEFIRQDLYDNLLKSLTGNANFIQVVVGPRQVGKTTLVLQILKRWEGPKLYETADIPGTPPLLWLEKIWNQARDIPQTKEDTLLVVDEVQKIPHWSEMVKKLVDEDKRTKRKIRVVLLGSSSLLVQKGLQESLAGRFELHRHYQWSYPECQKAFGLTLPEYFFFGGYPGGLIIRNDFARWSGYIRDSLIESVLAKDILLTSPVSKPALLRQTFSLAVGHPAQIISYQKMLGSLIDAGNVTTIASYLRLLASSFLIIPLERYSGSVMRQRGSQPKIVVLDNSLISSTNNMSKEEFLLDSSWRGRVTENAVGAKLWVETEKIGGKLFYWRERDKEVDYVVKIGKDIFAVEVKSGVVKEKPTSGLEFFLKKYPRANGIVIGKQISLLDFFNTPLTNIIKTK